ATCCAGAGAACCTCAGAGCCCAGTGTTGAGAAGCCATCCCAGTACATTTACTTGCCCCAACTGAGCCAGGGTACTCTGGGGAGGCACCCTATGGGTGCTGGTGGGCAGGGCGGGCAGCTAATCTCCTTTAACTCTCATCACTGAGGAGGCAACAGGAATGAAGCGATGCCACAGAGAGCTAAGGCCCCAGGGcaaaggtgagagggaggaggtctGATTGGTTGCTTTGAGAGCACTCGTAGAAAGCGGACATTCGGTCTGAGTCCTTAAGGGACCGGAATGGAAGCCAAGTATGATGGAGCACttctgcaattccagcacttgggaggtggaggcaggaggatcagggaaTTTAATGACAACCTAAGCAGGcaggaaggtggctcagcaggtagaaagGCACTTACAACATGCCCGGTGACGGTGACGTATCTCTGGAGCCAACATAAAAGTCACAGGTGGAAGTTGAGGACCAAGGTGGCTCCCTGCCTTCTACACATGCTTGGTAGCATGTGCActatcacacacatgtatataagcATAAACAATAAGttaacacatattttttaaaggacaacctgggttacatgagacaaaaaaaaaaaaaaaaatgggggcgGAGCCAGGTAGAAATGGCAGTTAGTGGAGAGAAAGATGTATTCCTGCctgttggggaagaaagggccaacagaagggagaaagagttGGGAAGTGTCCAGTGCACAGAAGCACAGTGGAAGGTCTGTTGATACCTTTCATTtgaggagtgtttttttttttttaaagatttatttatgtatttgtgtatataagcactctatttgcCTGTATAacagaagagagcaacagatagaagagggcatcagatttcattacaggtggttgtgagccaccatgtggttgctgggaattgaactcaggacctctgtatgaacagccagtgctcttaacctctgagccacctctccagccccctttgagGAGTGTTTAATGGTTTGGGAAGGGCTTTGATGATCTACCTgatttcacaggaaaaaaaaaactgcaagaaATTTGATTATGAGTCTCACTGGCCTTGGTTCATGAACTAGGCATGATTCATGCATTAGAAGGAGCGCTCCTGCTGGGCAACAGCGTGATGAGTCTGTGAGCCCAGAACAAGGAAACTAAACAGCAGGGGGAAAACAAACTGATTGGCTAATGTTAGGGTGGTTCAGGTGCATTTGCACATGTTTTAAAGCAGAGGGGACTTCCTCACACTGACTCATGGGGACTGAAAACTCTTGTGCTTAGGAGAACTTGGTTTGGCTTAGGATCTGTGTGCTCCTTTAAAATTTAGCAGGAGTGACTCCATTTTGGTTTGGTCTGTTGGTGCCTGTTGCAGGGGCTTAGTCGAAAATAGTGGCCTCTGATAATTTTGTTTAACAATCTTCTCAACAATTAGGAGAGATGGGTAGAGATTATCTCTTGTTTATAGCTAATTGAGGCCCAGAGAGaataataatttctttccttaaaaaaaattttttttttagctgtgcgtggtggcacacgcctttaatcccagcactcaggaggcagaggcaggtggatcgctgtgagttcgagcctagcctggtctacaaagggagtccaagacagccaaggctacacaaagaaaccctgtcttgaaaaacaaacaaacaaacaaataaataaatatttcaagtgtgtgtgtatgtatgtgtgtgtgtgtgtgtgtgtgtgtgtgtgtgtgtgtgtgtgtaggtgctcagggaggccagaaaagggcatcagattctcagGTGCTGCCCTCATGGGTATGAGGGCAATgagcccaatgtgggtgctaggatgcAAACtaggctctctgcaagagcagaagcTCTCTTCTCACcaagccttttctccagccccagcagaaTGCCAAAAGCACAGGATTCCAAACTTTCGGACTCAGCTCTGTATTGTTTTCCACCCTCTTCTAAGAACAAGCGAAGGGGCAGGAAGTGAGGTGGGAAGATGGAGAGTTCGCACCCAGCTGAGGGTGTAGCTCGGTTGCGATAGTGCTTGTCCAGCATGTACAGAGCCTAAGTCCTGCCTCTAGTACCACATATTCCCAGTGAAGTGGTGCATACCTGCAAGCCCagcacttgataggctgaagcATGTGCAgaagtcaaggtcagcctgggatacatcagctgtggggggggggggggcacgcagacagagacagagagacacagagagaaacagagacagaaagatagagagagagagagacagacagacagatagagacacagtgagacagagacacacagagagacagagggggagagagagacagacatacagagagagacacagagagagagagacagacagagacagagacacagaaagacagacacacagagagacagatggggagagagagagaaagagagagacagagacacagagacacatacacagagacagacggggggagagagacagagacagagacacagagagacagagacacacacagagacggacggacggggggggggaggggtgaggagagagagagagagagagagagagagagagagagagagagagagagagagagagagagagatttagaaaCTGGCTGTGCTGAGATGGCACaggtctataatcccaacacttgggaggcccatacaggttgatctctgtgagtttgaagccagcctggacttcagacggagctccaggatagccaggactacacagagaaaccctgccttgacaCACTCCCTCCCCAAATTTTTTGGAAactcaacaagaaaaacaaacaaaacaacccaaacaaacaaaaaaaccatagtGCCCAATCATAGGCAGATTTCTCTAATTTCTAACCCAGCACCAGGCAAGCAGGGCAGTACAGACTTGTAATGCCACAATGTGGGAAACAGATGTAAGAAGATGAGGCATTCAAGGCTAAGCCAGGCTACAAGAGACGCTcttcccaaaataaaacaaaatataacaaaaatcaattaaaaaaaaaaaaccctcatagaACACTTAAGATATGTGAGTGGCAGTTTCACTGCTAAGTCCTAGGAGGGGGAGTGGGGCGGGGTGTCTGTCTCCTAAGTGGAAAAATTGTTAGCGTGTGTGGAGAATTTGCTCACAGTGTTGTCTCTGTTGGGGGGAaaatggaaataacctaaatgtcctaCAACAGGGTATTCATCGGGTAAATTTTTGTTTATCCTATGACAGAAAACAGGTACCCATCACTAACAATGCTGCGGATGGACATTCCAGGACACGGGCTGACTTTCACTATGTATACCCACACaggtattttaatgtattttgtagTCTCCTGTTGCTTTCAGTAGGGTCTCTGAGGGCTGCAAGAGTTACAAAGTTCCTCTTCCTAATCTCATCTTGAATTTTCCAGTGGCTGTGCTAGGGTGTctcaactgagctgcatccctctGCTGCGCAGAGAGCAGGGGCTGTGACTCTGAATGCCTTAGCCCCTGTGGCAATTCTCACTCTAATTTGTAGACATACCATCTCCCTATTTACTCTAGAGTCTCAATACCTTCCTCTGAACCTCCTCGCTCCTGAACCTCCTCTACAGCCAGAGAAATGACAGACACAACCATTCATTGATGTGTGTATTGCGACATTCCAACTAGGTACTGTCCTAGAGGAACAGCTAGGGCGAGGAAAAGTGACACAGGAGAACGACACTTTAGAGATTGGCTTACTCGTGAGTCAGAAGCTGcgaggaagtgaaggaagaagcCTGAGGGGCCATAGTTCTGGATGGAACATGTACACATCAGCCCAGCTGCTAGAACAAACTAGCGAGGTTTACTTGTGAGCACCAGTTAGCAGGCTGCCCTTGCCAACCCCTTGGGACCCGGGTTTCCATTTCTTGTATTGGATCCAACGCCTTGGCCACAATTTCTCTTTGCTGCCCAAAACTTCTCTAGGGCCAGGCTTTGGGGACTCAGAAATGACTTCAGGACCATCAGGGAGGTTGTAGAGGTGAGGCAGGAATCACTTCAGAATCTCCTCCACTCCCTTGGTCTCGGGCAGTCCCCAGGGATACAAGGGAGGAGGGTCACCTTGGTCACTGCTTAGAACCTCGCCACGGGGCACAGGAAAGCACACCAGCATCGTGTGCCCAAGTGGGCACACACATTATCTCTCCCCATCAGGACACGGGCTCTCCCATCACTGCAGACTAGCAAGTGGGCTTGTGCCATtttgtggttaagaacactaaaaTTCCCCGCGTCCTTCAACGGCTATGCCTACAGAGTTCAGGCTGGGAGTTCCTCCTGCCCAGCAACTCCACATAGGTAGaccttctgcctcaacttcccagaGCAGTGGCCGCTCAGAGAGGTGTCACCTAAGGCAGTAGAGAGACGGAATCCCTCCCTTCTTGACACTTCATTACCAAACTGATTTTCAGGGTGATTCAGTCCCAGGGTCCCTtctggagagagggaagcaggTGCTCTGGAGACCTAGAGAGCTAGACGTTCCCggtggaggagagggggaagacaGTAACAGGAGCCAGCGGGCTGGAAGCATGCAGAACGAGTGGAAGGGCCTCCGCTTTCCAAGACAGGAGaaggggcgggcgggggggggggtggagtggagAACGGGGCGGGCCCGCAGGAGCCCCGGGGCGGCGGCGCAGGcctgaggggggtggggagcgcAGCCGCCTTGTACTTCCCCTTCGCTGCTTAGCTCTACAACAGCCTGATTTCCCCGAAATGATGAGGCGGCGTGGGCCAATGGGCAAGCGCAAGCTGCCCGGCGGGGGCGTGGCCGAGTCCGGGCCGGGGAATCCCGCTAAGTGTTTAGATTTCTTCGCGGCGCCGCGGACTCGCCAGTGCGCGCTATTCTCTGCTCGAGGCAAGACGTGCTCTCCGACTGAGCGGAGCCGAACCGGGCCGAGCCGAACCGAGGTCAGCCGTGACCAGCAGGCCCTCAGCATCCAGGGCATCATTCGCTCCGTGCGCGCATCGAGTGCCTACACCGCAACCCCGAGCCTCGCTCCTGGGTACCCTGTGCGGATCGCTCCAGCAGCAAAGGTGAGCCCTCCAGGGCTGCGCGGGTACCGATGGGTGGCGTGAAACAAAAGGCGCGTGGGACACCAGGAAGTGGGGGCCAGGGACACCTTGGCCCAGGGTGGCGCGCGGGCTCGGGAGGGCACTGCGAGCGAGCGGGCGGGAGGCGGGCCGCGGCGTGCACCGCCCCCTTGGCCGCGCTCGGCGGTCTGCGTGCGCGGAGCCGCTGCGGGGCCTCTCGGTGGCCCAGAGCGTCCGTCGCGCGCATCCGCGAGCAGCGCGGGGGGACTCGGGCGTCCTCCGGCGCGCACTTTTGGCGGTCGCTGCTTGAGACTTGGCCTCCAGGTTTCGGGCCCCGCAGGGCTCGGTGGCGGAGGTTGGTTCGCTGCCCTGAGTAGGTGGCTGGACCCGGTTGTGAACTACAGGGATTTCGGGAGGAGGTGCCACAGGTGTTGCTTGCGCCACTTCTCTGCAGCAGGGGAAACCAGGCCGGAAGGGGTTGCGCCCCAACCTCTACGTTGTGGGCACTGGCTGTTAGAGGGGGCATAGACTGGATTGGTGGTGGTAAGGAAGTGCCTGGGATGGAGGGTGACTTGCTTTCCCGGCCTGGAAGGCGCAGAGCTGGTGATGACAAGCAAAAGTAGCCCTCCTTCCTTCAAAAATTGAATTTTGAGAGAAAAGTTCTGGCATTAAGATGTCTGTGTAGAGCCGAGCgaagtggcgcacgcctttaatcccagccctcgggaggcagaggcaggcttattgctgtgaatttgaggccagcctggtctacaaagcgagtccaggacagccaaggctacacagagaaaccctgtttcaaaaagccaaaagtgtAGAAGTTAAAAAGCAAAGATGTCTGTGTCTTTGGGCTCTTTTTGCACATACACCCTGAAGTCATGCAGGCTtgcttgcttgtctcctcctgagACTGCCTAGGAGAGGATGACAGAACGGGCAGGTGGCTTGGcccccacccctttccccccactcccccatgcTGCAGAAATCTGGAGAGCAGTTTCATTCTACTGCAGGGTCCCTTCTCTGACTGTAGGACCTGGTACTCGCtgatggcagggggtgggggagggtaatGACCTGGGTGTGAGGGCAAGGGGAAAGTAATTGAGTGTGTGGCCTTGGGTGGAGCAGGGCAGTGACCAGGATTGTTTAACAGATTCCCGAACACAGGCCTTGTGTCTTTTCCCTCCAGCCGCCATGCCTATCACTCGGATGCGAATGAGACCCTGGTTGGAGATGCAGATTAATTCCAACCAAATTCCAGGTCTGACCTGGATTAATAAAGTGAGTGTgactctggtttttttgtttgtttgtttttgccactGTTTAAACTTATGTTCTCTTGGGGACCGAAGTTTCATTGGTGGGAATAAGACAGCAGGGAGATGTATTTCCCAGTGGGTGCTGCATGCCAGGACGTGCAAGgtctggcttctgcctctgcttcttccttcctgaagCTGTGGCCAGCCCACCCTCCTAGAGGCACCAAGACACCCCAGCATCCACAGAGCCTGGGTTCTTGTCTGTTCCTAGAGagacgctgtatacataatatcctacatggcagagacagaaaagcagtcagtgctggTTAGGAACATGACTGGTTCAGTAGGGAACCCAAGAAGTCACAGCTAGTGCACATGGCAGCATAGCACCAGTGACACGACTGGTAATAATAATTGCTATGTGCTTggcatctttatttcttttttatttatgattttgttttgttttgtttttgtttttcgagacagggtttctctgtgtgcctttgactgtcctggactcgctttgtagaccaggctggcctcaaactcacagcgatccacctgcctctgcctctgggattaaaggtgtgcaccaccacagcactTGGCATCTTTCTAAGCGTTACTGTTGTGCACTTTAATCTCTGTAGTAATCTTGTGAGATGGGTCTCATAAGGGAACTGAGGCACTTTAAGGTAGATTAcaagatcacacacacaaaaaatacgaAAGCCAAGACTGAGCTTGAAGAAACTTGACTGTAAGTCTATACAGTTAGCCACCAATAGTAAGATCTTGGGGCTAAGCTGGACGGTGATGGGACaagcctttatttccagcacttgggaggcagaggcaggcagatcactgtgagttctaagccagcctggcctacacagtgagtccaggacagccaggataacatagagaaactcttgtctcaaaaaacttaaaaaaaagattttggggctggtgagatggctcagcaggcaaaggcaactgctgtcaagcctgatagcctgactttgatccccaggcccctcatcatggaaggaaagaaccaactccttcaggttgtcctctgacctccacacaggtgccCTGgcccacatgtgtgtatacacacacacacacacacacacacacacacacacacacacacacacacaccacttttctCTCTCGGGTATGTGTTGTTTAAGGGGGGAAAAATAGGCCAGTATTACACAGGCAGTCAGCATCCAGGTCTGCTCTAGGACTCCCACGGGGGGCATGTGTCGGGGCCGGTCGTGCCAGGTGTCCTGAGTAGACTAATGCAAGCCGGTCCCTTGTACCAGTGCTTATTAGCCAGAGAGGGGGCGCTCCTTAGGGCTCTCAGCACATCTGCAGCAGGTGTGTGGGCCAGAGGTGTCTTTGCTGAGCTCCTGGTGCTGTGGCTCATCAGAACCCAGCCCCCCTCCTAAAAGATGCAGAGCGGCCTGCTGAAGGCGGTCAGGGTGGGTCAATCCAGGCCAGATGTCAGAGTGAAAAGGGGAAGTCAGTGTTTTCCCATACTTGGGGGCTGGGCACTCAGCCACAAAAACCTGTGGTCTCTGAGCTGACACAGTCTTATATGTATTCAGGAAGAGATGATCTTCCAGATTCCATGGAAACATGCTGCCAAGCACGGCTGGGACATCAACAAGGATGCCTGTCTGTTCCGGAGCTGGGCCATTCACACAGGTGTGCAGGGtggtggggcagaggagaggcaAGGGGACACATATTACCACGGAGGCTCTGGGTGGCCCTCGAGCTCCCCAACGCAGCACGTAGGGTTATTGGAACGGGATGAGGCGCACCTGTGGTTCTCTAGGACAGAACTTATTGTTTTAGTGAGTTCCGAGgatttataaaaagcaaaaatgttaaaaaaaaaaaaaaaaaaaagcatgcatgcCTTCCGGGAGCCTGGAGCCTGTACCAAAAGAGACTTCCGTCTTCCTTTCTCAAGGTACTGACTGAAGATCCTTGACCCAAGCCCCATGTGGTTGGTGGCTTCCTTTCATCCTTCAGGCATCTTGATGCAATTCAAACCTGTTAGTAACTATCCGTGTTGCCCACTTACACTTCAGAAACGTCAGATAAGCCTTAGTCCCAGCACGTTCTGGCTGCTGAGGGTGTAAAGCAGGAAGACTGTGAACATATTTTAGGGTGGCTAGAGACACTCCAGTGAGCCTATCTGAGCCCTTCACACGCCTGCTGGATGTCTGAGACAACCCTGGGCCTATGAGAAACCCCAGGGGCCTACTGCCAGTGGTATTGCTAGTTTCCCCAGTATGGCTATCTGGTCTACGCTTGCCTTTCTTCTCCCAGCCCAGGGAGGAGCAGCTGATAGATGCATTCACTCTCCCAATTCTGTAGGCCGATACAAAGCAGGGGAAAAGGAGCCAGATCCCAAGACGTGGAAGGCGAACTTCCGTTGTGCCATGAACTCCCTGCCAGACATCGAGGAAGTGAAGGACCAGAGCCGGAACAAGGGCAGCTCTGCTGTGCGGGTGTACCGCATGCTGCCACCCCTCACCAAGAACCAGAGGAAAGGTAACCTAGGGTACTGGGCCCtcgggaggaagggaagaaagggcaaAAATGAAGGATCAGCTGGGCCTCACAGCCTGTTTGCCCCACAGAGAGAAAGTCCAAGTCCAGTCGAGACACTAAGAGCAAGACCAAGAGAAAGGTGAGTGTGGCTCTAAGCAGCTCAGCCTGGTCACTGTAGGTAGGGTGGGCAGTGGAAAAACATGCTACAAGCAGGCCTAAGCTGTTTCCTCTCTGTAGCTGTGTGGAGATGCTAGCCCTGACACCTTCTCCGATGGCCTCAGCAGCTCCACTCTGCCTGATGACCACAACAGTTACACCACTCAAGGCTACTTGGGTCAGGAGTTGGACGTAGACCGGGACCTTAATCCAGGTGAGGTTGCTAGTCTGGCAAGGGTGCTCTTAGGTTGGGTCTAAGAGCAtcatggtggggctggagagatggctcagaggttaagagcaatgactgctcttccagaggtcctgagttcaattccaagcaaccacatggtggctcacaaccatctagaatgtgatctactgccctcttctgacctgtaggtgtacaagcaggcagagtactgtatacataataataaacgaatctttaaaaacaacaacaacaaaaaaaagagcatcATGGTAGCAGAGAGTAAGCTGTTAGATGAGGGTGCAGGGCGGAGGTGCGAAGTATTGCAAACTAAGAAAGCATGCCATCCTGACCTGCGCTTTCTGCTGCATCCTCCCCCAGCGCTGTCACCATGTGTCGTCAGCAGCAGTCTCCCCGACTGGCATAATATACAGATGGACATTGTACCAGACAGTACCAGTGATCTGTATAACTTGCAGGTGTCACCCATGCCCTCCACCTCCGAAGGTTTGTACTCTTGGGGCCGGGCctgccttgtgtgtgtttgtgtcttgagGGGGAAATAGATGCTTAGAAATCTATGTGACAAGCCAGGcattggcgcacgcctttaatcccagcatttaggaggcagaagcaggtggatcccccgaggttgaggccagcctggtctacatagtgaattctaggacagtcggggctacatacagaaaccacTTTCGGGGGGGACGACCTGTATGCCATTTGAGCTGATGGCGCTGGGCACTGCTTcccctagaccccccccccctccccgtagCATGAAGCAAGTCCCTGAACACAGTAGGTCAGTTCAGAGCTTTGGTGTGCTCCAAGCCAGGAGGGAAGGAATTGGGCCATATCCTGGTCAAAGGTGATTAGTGAGTGCTCCAGGCTTCTCTGTGCTCAGTTGTCTGAGGGTGAGGAAGGAAGTAAAGGGAGTGGGATGCGGCCTTGCTCCATAGTTTGGGAGGGTGAGTGAGTCATCATCAGGCCAGTGTCCTGTTCTGGAATCTCCAGGGCGGGCAGATGCTGGTTGggaggcgtgggggggggggcgggatgtgGGGGGGAGTAGGCGGAGCTGAGGGGGGCAGACATACATGGCCAATGACTACCCCTCCTCACAGCTGCAAcagatgaggatgaggaagggaagcTGCCAGAGGACATCATGAAGGTAAATCCCTATTCATACTGCACCCGGGAGGAGAGAGCAAGCTAGGGAAAACTTCCAGATCAGTTTGGGCAGGCACTGTTGTTGGCCCTGTGGCCTCTGTAGTCCCACAAGCCCCTCCTCCGTGTATGGCCGGGACACACtgttggctcagcaggtgagagacACCTGGTCTCTACCAGGCTGTCCTGAAGCAAGCCTCAGGGTCCCAGACAGCTCTGAGTCAGCCCCCAACAGCACTGTGTCCTCTGCCCCGGCATGCCCAGCCCTTCGGGTTTGGGAAATACACATCAGGTTTTAATAATCAGCTTTTGGAATCTGTACTAAGATGGcttagcgcccccccccccccctcgccacttttttttttttttccttagcaagTTCTTTTTTCAGCTGCAGTTTTCAAAATGACCATACAAGTTTTTTGAGGTAGTTTTATCCCGACTCTGGCCAGTGAGCACAGAGCGTTGAGATGCGGGGCTAGTTCCTTGTCCCCAGCTTTCTGGCTTGTTATGCTAACCTTTGCTTCAAGCTGCCCTGCCAGTTGCTATGTAtcacatccctccctccctccctctctccctccctccttcccaaccCCCAGCAGAGGGAAATCATGCAGATTTTGTGCCAGAGGGTGGAGATGGACAGTGACACAGTCAGGGCAGCTTGGTCTTGTCGTGACAGTTCTGCATATTATCACCCAGAAATGTCCTAGGGTGTGATCCTGCTCAGGGATCGGGCTAGCTCACTGAGGGGAGGGCCAGCCACCGGGTGAGTCTGTTCTGGGAAGAGGCTGATGGCTTCTCTTGCTCTCTCGCCAGCTCTTTGAGCAGTCCGAGTGGCAGCCGACAAACGTGGATGGCAAAGGATACCTGCTGAACGAGCCAGGAGCCCAGCCCTCTTCTGTGTATGGAGACTTTAGCTGCAAGGAGGAACCAGAGATAGACAGCCCTGGAGGTAGGTGGCTTCTGGGTCCTTATGGCTtctgggagaaagggggaagctCATGGAGGCTGGGAAATGGTTGGAGGCAGAACCAGATAGAGCAGCCTTTTAAAACTGGGCCAACAGGTACAACAGCGAGCTCGAGAATTTCTCATCGCTGTCCTCATCCTGGGATTGGTCTAAAGATAGGCTGTGGACAGCTGTGTGGGATTCCCCTCCTGATACagcggtttttgttttgttttgttttgttttgggtcatCCTCTAGGGGACATTGGAATGGGCATACAGTGTGTCTTCACGGATCTGAAGAGTATGGACGCCCTCTGGATGGACAACACGCTGCCCCCCACCGTCAGGCTGCCCCCAATTCAGGCCATTCCTTGCGCACCATAGTTTGGGTCCCTGACCCATTCTTGCCCTCCTGAGTGAGCAAGGCCTGGGACCGTGGTAGCTGTGATGCAGAAAAGCGAGACTGCTGTGGGCCCCTCGACATGGCAAGGCATAACCCCACTGCTTAAGCAGGGAAGGGACCCCACCCTCTTTGAGTCAGGGAACTCTCAGAGCTTGGAATGCCAGGGTCTGAGTCTTTCTTGGGAGGTGAAGCTGGTCCTGACTCCCAGGAAGATGGACTGGGGTTCTgaggcagaggacatggaggggaGTTGTTTTTTTTGCCTGGAGAGAGTCTCCGTCACTGGGCTGGCCCTGAGGGGAACCAGATCGGTGACCTCAGAAGAGCTTAGCACTGACCCCAGGGCTGGCTGTGCCCTAGGAGACAATTGCACTAAGTGAGTCCTGTTCCCAAAGAACTGCTGCCCTTCCCAGCCGAGCCCTGGGATGGTTCCAAA
The genomic region above belongs to Acomys russatus chromosome 25, mAcoRus1.1, whole genome shotgun sequence and contains:
- the Irf1 gene encoding interferon regulatory factor 1, yielding MPITRMRMRPWLEMQINSNQIPGLTWINKEEMIFQIPWKHAAKHGWDINKDACLFRSWAIHTGRYKAGEKEPDPKTWKANFRCAMNSLPDIEEVKDQSRNKGSSAVRVYRMLPPLTKNQRKERKSKSSRDTKSKTKRKLCGDASPDTFSDGLSSSTLPDDHNSYTTQGYLGQELDVDRDLNPALSPCVVSSSLPDWHNIQMDIVPDSTSDLYNLQVSPMPSTSEAATDEDEEGKLPEDIMKLFEQSEWQPTNVDGKGYLLNEPGAQPSSVYGDFSCKEEPEIDSPGGDIGMGIQCVFTDLKSMDALWMDNTLPPTVRLPPIQAIPCAP